The segment ACGAGAAATCATTAGAAGAAGTaaatatcaaatttattaattatgtaAACGTTAATCGAAATTTGtaatttgtattattaattaCAGCCTCATATGATAAAAGTTAAAGGAAAACGGAGGAAGGACAAAGAATCTGGTGTAGCGCGTGGCATagattttcaatttgtttctaATGTGATCAATTTTGATTTTCCTCTGGATGTAAACTCGTATATTCATAGAGCTGGACGCACTGCACGCGGCAAGAACCAAGGAACAGCACTGAGTTTCATAGCAATAAAAGAAAGACCTCTGCTTGAAAATGTTGAGGAAGAATTAAAACATTGCTACAGTCGTGATACATTGTTTAAAACATACCAATTCAAATTAGAAGAAGTCGAAGGTTTTCGGTATGTAAAACTTTAACGTTGTGTTCGAAATTAATTCTGACGCTTAGTTTATTTTCAGATATCGAGCAAAAGATGCCTGGAAAGCAGTGACAAGAATAGCCGTTCGCGAAGCGcgtttaaaagaaataaaacaagaggtattgACTTGTGAGAAATTGAAAAGCTATTTTGAAGACAATCCGAGAGATTTACAATCGTTAAGACAAGACAAAGCACTTCATACTGTAAAATTACAACCACACCTGAAAGATGTGCCTGAATATATAATTCCACCCACTTTGAAAAGACTTGTCGGTGTtggtaaaaagaaaaagaatttcaacAGAGGTGCTGCTACATCCAGATCTACTGCTACGCAATTAAAGTATCAAGCACGCGCATCGAATCCGCTAGTTAGTTTACACATACGAAAATAAATTGTACATAAACATATTTTCTTTAACTTTGTTTATTTTCTGCCTTTGTTCGGTATAAATAACATTCTGTTATAATGTATAACTTCATAAgacctcatacattcagattgtaCAAAATTGTAGATGAAAAATTACATACTATTCAAGTATTTTTTAACATGTACAGcagtgcccacataagtgaccgcaTTTTTGCCCACTTAATTGTCCGCggttatccccaccaattcGTACAAGCCAAGCGAtttcgaacatcgagcgtgtcgagcgtaacttgacaccggtcgttatcgatacattgtatatatgaTTCCGGGTgtcagctattgtatctcactcgcatTTATCCTCTTTCCGTATCTCTgttgaattctgagaagtaaCCATGCCTACATAAATGACCGCGGCCGGTTCCGAGCGtggtcacttaagtgggcactactgtaataTCAGAATATTATACTTCTAACCTACGATTTTTCTGTAATTCCCTTTGGCTTGTATTTTTTTCTAATACCATCATTAAAACCTTCTCTATTCCTGGCAAGTTCAATGGCATAAAATTGTATTCTAATTGTGAGTATACTGTTCTCTTCTGAGTAATCTCCGTCACAATCTGCTCTCAATAATGTACCAAAACTGTAATCTTCTACAAGCCCTTTAAACTGCTCACAAAATGGTCTCCACTTTATCTTTCCCTCTGGTGACTTCAATTCATcttcatttattttattcacTTTTAAGTCAGGGAATACATCTCTAAAGGTTTTGTATATTTGTTCATCATGAGGGGTGAGTTTCAAAAACTTAGGATCAACAGAACATAAAATCTATAATAGAaaagtatttaatatttatatcctTGCTTGTTTTTGTATCTaaacaaatattttgaaattatcTTTACATTAAAATAAACTTCTGCATGCTCCATTGCTTTCATTGCCCACATGGCTTCTACAGAAGGCTAAAAgaacattcaaatatatttttattacttaAGGTAATTCAAttgttcaatttttttaaattataacttACATCATTGTTAAACTCTTCTGCAGGTCTAGACAATACATCGGATCCAGCTAACAATTGATCTGCAGTCTTAAAATTGTGACAAATtacttttagtcaatagacgtgcttcaatcaaaataaaatatagaaGCACATTTAAACacaaaaatgtaaatatattataaagatAGAGTTACAATATAACTATGTTTTGAACACCTAGTAATACAATATCCGTATTAAACGAGTTTCAATATgattttaatcaaatttaagATAAACATTGAAAGAAAGAATATATGGTAGGTTAAGAGACTTTCGTACGAAAAAATTTGTGAAATTAATACAACTTCATTGTACTCACAACATCTCCAATGAACGCCATTTCTGTGGTATCTAGAAACAAGTTGGTATCCGAAAATTATCAAATATTTGCCGCGATGTTTATAATAATGTTATACTTTGAAGATCGAGGATCGAATGTACAATACACATGTCACGCAGCCGAATACACGTGTGGCGCAACAGAGGAAAGTGATAATGCAAACAGTTCAGAACAGAGATGCAAGATTCAGCACCGGGTACACTACTcatactatgccagatcacacaTACGTAAGTTCGTAGAGTTTCaaaaagtcgacaaaggtaaactgacaCATACTctctttctcaattctccgaagctacccgaagtaattttGAACCGCCtcatgggagtcgagagagccgcccaagttgcaaggaatagttcgttattttcaacgatagatggcgcttatttttcgacctcaaaccctctggtgctaaaacgcccaagtttgtcgtggaatagttgctatcgtccacgctagatggatttctcgacaagcttgggcgttttagcaccagaggtcctgaggtcgaaaaataagcgccatctatcgttaaaaataacgaactattccttgCAACTTGGGcgactctctcgactcccacgaggcggttcgaaattacttcggatagcttcggagaattgagaaagagAGTATGtgtcagtttacctttgtcgactttccgaaactctacgagctcacgtacgcgtgatctggtatgtgtgagtagggcaccgggtgctgaatctggcatctctgttcaTAGCAGCGGCTTCTACGATCGTAGTCTACGATCAGTACGATCGCCTACAATCTCGATGGTATcgataaaataaattctatctttttcatcattttttaaaGCAGATTTGAAAAAGAACGGATCTGTGATAAATTTGAACAAATATGGTTGGCACGAACGACGTCAACGAAAGCGTATTAAAATTGATAGGCGATATTCATTATGGGTGAGAAGATAAGTTTGTCTAACCTGAAAATGAAATAAAGTGTTACAATATTTTGTGTTTTTAGTGACATTACAGGTACAGACAATATCGTGGCGGCTACTATGTCggttttaaaagaaattataaataatacggAGTGGACCACTGCTCAGTACGAATTGCATTTCTTTTAATATGTGTGTTTTCACATAATCCTAagaaacactgaattaaaaaatatcaatttttattacAGTGGAGTGCAAATCTGTCAGCACAGTTATGGCCTTAGATATATCATGAAATTTAAgaaatgtatgaaaaatatgtttaTATAGGTGCAATAACATTGTTTTGATTCATTCGTGTTTCCTTAGGACTATGTAATGTCAACTAATAGTAAATCATTTTAATATAAACTACAAAGTAAGGTACATTATTTTAATTACACACTTTTATTTTAAAAGGACTCTCATAAGTGTAATGAAAGAAAATGGAAAACATTTAGTAGAAGCTATTCCTCTTGAATTCTCTGTTGGAAACATGGTAAGaaggatattaaaaataattcgggAGGAATATACTTcagaattacaaaataaaactgAAGAAACAGATCCACAAGAATCATTACATAAAATTCTTACTGCTGAAGGggatcaacaaattgattttaACATTTGTGTACCTTCTTTGAAAGAAGCTCTGATAGAGCATATTAATGAGTTTGAGGTTGAATTGGAGACTTGGTTAGTCACAATGATCAGTAAAAATCATTTCTAGAATGcatatttattacaaaaatatatattttttcagtgCAGAAAATATTACACAACAAGCTTCCGAACATATTCATTCTAATGAAATTATTATGACATTTGGTAAATCAAAGTTAGTAGAAGAATTTTTCAAGAGAGCTGCTGCAACAAGAGCATTTGAAGTTATAGTAGCCGAAGGTGGACCTTCTTTAAGTGTATgtataaaacaaatattttatttgttatatATGTAGTTAAGTAAGGTTTGCTGGTTATAGGGTCATGAAATGGCAGTGAACCTTGCAAAGGCAAAGATTAAAACGACTTTAATATCGGATGTAGCAATTTTTGCAATGATGTCGCGCGTGAATAAAGTAATAATTGGCACACACACTGTTATGGCAAATGGAGGGTTAAGAGCAATCTCGGGTGCGCATATAGTTGCCCAAGCTGCAAAACATTACTCTGTTCCAGTAATGGTGTTATTGCCACTTTATAAACTTTCTTCCCTTTACCTTTGTTCACACGAACAGGATGGTTTTAATAAACATGCTTCACCATTCCAAGGTGTAATTAACAGTGCCAATGCACCCTTGTTAGAAAGGATTCACGTATATAATCCAGTTTTTGATTATGTACCACCAGAACTGGTTACattatttataacaaatacGTAAGATTAATGAAATTAACAGTTTTATTCATTATatagtagtgcccacttaagtgtccgCGGTTATTCTCGCCAATTTTTGgaagccaagcggcttcgaacatcgagcgtgtcgagcgtaacatgacgccggtcgttatcgatacattgtatatatggtttcgggtgccagctattgcatctcactcgcacttatcctctttcTTTATAtccgttgaattctgagaaaTAACCATGTCCACTTAATCGACCGCGGACACTTAAGTCGGCACTACTGTATTACCTATTGCTATACATTAATCATATGTTTTTATTTCAGAGGTGGAAACGCCCCATCATATGTTTATAGATTACTCAGTGAATTGTACCATCCGGATGATTATGAATTATAAAAGATAAacatatttatatttgtatatttatactCTAACACTCTTAAATAATTAACCAAATATCTATGCtttctaaataatttttctataaacAACTTTATTAATACCGAATAATAAAGTTTTTTATtaacagaaatatttatttacatatcAAGATATATACAAGTAATACAATTTACAAAACACATTTTGATATTCTTGTGGGttcaaaattattgaatattaatataaaaaaagtacACAAATATGGTCTTTTCACATTTTGgagatatattttaaattagtATTAGGTGTACTATACGTAGGGATTCCAATTGCTACCATCCTCAGGGTGCATAGAATCTGTTACCAATAATATTACATCAACCACCCACCATACTCCTATTCCACCTAATGTGAATAATTTACCTATTGCAGTATGTAATTGCCCTAAACAAAACCGATCCATACCTAGGAAACCTAACAATATGCTGTATAGTAAAGTACTAACAAAATAATGATCACTGTACTTTATGCAGGGAACTCCTTTGCGATCAAATGTTCTGGGTCCATAACACTCGATATCTGGTAATACTGTACAGGATACTTTGGTCTTTTCAACTTTTTCATACCAAGAACCTCCAAACTAAACAGAAAATGACTAAAAAATCggtattcaatatatatttttacacgTTTCACGTGTATATTTATGAATGCAATGCTACCTTTACACAACCATATCCAGTTTCGTCTTTGGCAGTTTTATTACCCTTATGATCAAACGGCTCTAGGCATTCTATAAATTCCTTTGGCCTGCGATAAATTatttaatcaaaaataataatcgttaaAGGTAAACAAATgtcggaacattcctagcaaacggcccgttcaccgatcgggatgagtttacgtcattcgattcgtctaattcagtacattattgatatgtacTGAAACTATAATTAACtataattcgttatttttttatattcttcctgtgaacctgtcaaaaaatgtacttaaccttacttttttactgtaactttacgacaagtttataaaaaaataacaaatttccgcagataatgaaatgcatactaataatgtactgaattagacgaatcgaatgacgtaaactcaccccgatcggtgaacgggccgtttgctaggaatatacccaaATGTCTGACACCAAAGCGTCAGATTACTTGACTACTTACAGAAATTTGCACAGAACCAATGGACCCTCGGGTCTATACTCCTGTTGAAAATCCGTGGTTTTGTTTGTTGGCGCGATTCCCGAACTTATTTGCAAATCCCACAAAAAGCAAATGAGAACCGATACCGAATATCGTAACCTCATCTTGCTGAGTTTGACATGTTTAAATTCACAACTATACGACCGAGCTCATAAAAAACGCGCTAACAAAGTGCATTTCCAACAATGCGTTATGTGCAAGTCTAGAATGCACTTTGCGTAAAGTAGCTTCTTGATTGGTTGGAGATTTTCGGAACACAGGGATTCGTAAATGCGATAGGAGAAATAAGTTAatcattaattattatttatattgtgCCAAAGAGGAAAAAAGAAATTAGAGTTTGATTTAGAGGTGAAACTATTGTGAAGGAGAAGGGGTAGCCGAACTTAAGGATTCTTCTTCGCGGGGCACGAGTCATTGTCGTCGGGGGAACGAGCCAATAGTAGCTCGTTTCGTGCGGAATGATCCAGTCACGAAGCATTTTCTCTCCTTCTCTCGACTGATTTCAGAGACGCGCTGTGATTTCGGAATCATTCGGTCGTCCGCTCCCAAAGAAATTTTGTTTTGTCGTGGATCGGGGACGTGTTTTTCCGTGCTCGGTGGAAGGTGCGAAGTAGTGGTTGTGCGACCGTAAACAAAGCGATTGTGCGTCGCGTACGCGTAATATCTTTGGAGCGGTACGATTCGTGGGTGAAAATCTGTATATATGTACGGAAATATGCGAGAAAGAGAAGAATTTTGTCGAAGTTTTCCACCGGGACAACCGACCCAGCCACCGACGGCTCAGGCCCTGGGCCTTGACGCTCTGCACAGCCTTTGTAAAGAGATATATCCCGACCAAAGTAATCCTCTCACTGTCACCGCTGTCGTGAAATACTGGTAAGAATTCTGTCTATTCCTCGTTTAACGCGACGACGAAAAGCGATTTTcaatcattgaaatacattagaTCCCAATGGAATTCCACGCTTGACATTTGTAACACATTGCTAGACAATCGACGATTGTACTACACTTTTATCAACACTATTAACGACGTAGTACGTACATATATTTCTCTTGCATCATGATAAATTGAAGGCACAGTCGTTCTTTATAtttcttaaaattaaaaaataatcattAAGTTTTATGTATTTCTCATTTAGACAATTACTTactaaaattgtttaattttcgcagtttttgcgtaaaaacgaatttataaagttttcttttcttttcgtaatttttctgtctacttaaatatttaaatttgcatAGTTCTATTTATAAATGAAAGTATTGTTTCGTCGTAAGTAGGGTGTACTCTAAGAAATTATTCCATTGTTCATAtattcatatattttttatttacaaaatttcgGATGTCATGAAACACGTGTATCctgaaattgaaatttacatTATTCGTTTAAGTGCATCGTAATGACATATGTTATTAATTCTGTTTCTCTCGTTGATTACCGCACTTTTTTGATCTATGAAAAATCGGAGAAACTGCAAATACTTAGAAAGGTAGTTCGTACCGAGTTTTAGTACAAAACTCCTTCCACAGGCAGGGAAGATGGCTTATATTTAGTCACCCTTAGTCGAACATACGTTTAACCGGATGTAAAACCGAATAACAGAGATTTTCTGTGCATCTTTTGCCTAGGTTGGGGGGTCCCGATCCTCTCGACTACATAAGCATGTACGAAAATCCTGGCTGTCCCGAATTGGGCATACCGCCACATTGGCATTACATCAGGTAAGTTCCattgttaattttttataattaaaatttgtttatccacctattttgtttttattccaCTGTTCCATGACATATTCGTTTATAAATAAGTTCGAAACGAATACTATTTATTTCGTATTGTGCAAAATGATGCGTAattcattttatattaaaattttaatgtagtaatacacatttttgttaaataattcGCAATTTCCTTTGTGTCGTGTTCATTTTTCGAAACGACGTTCCTTGTGTGTCGTTCGTTCGAGAAAGATAGGTCATGtttttttcctttcttttcTTCCATAAAAAAACAGGGAagaatccaaacgaaaaaaaaaaacgggaAGTCGGGTATTCGTTAGTGTCACCCTGTTGAGCAGTTGGAGTTTGCCTTTGATGCGGTGTGTGTTATTTTTCCGACACACTCTTGATGACACGTGCATACCGTGCCCATTTCTGTCATTAGGAAATTTCATTTATCATACAAGTATAATATGATAAAACAAGAAGAAACATTTTAAACGCATCAACGTTACAAATTATAATCTATGCTTGAATAAAGAAAAGTTCttattttctatttactttGTGGCTACaacgtattaaaataatttttaatacgcgtgatttATGAAGAGAGTTGAAGTTTTATTCTTACCGAAACTTTCGAAGGTCGTCGCGCTGACTCACGTTGTCGAAAGACAAATGAATCCTCGTTTCAGGAATTCCTTATTAAAACTTAGGCGCCGAATGACGAATGGTCTACCGCGAAAGggtgttccttttttttttttcttgataCGTGACCCTTCCTTCTTCGGTCTGCAGCAGCTGTTCCAATAGTTCCCTCTTTCTCTATATATAGAAAGTGTAG is part of the Colletes latitarsis isolate SP2378_abdomen chromosome 10, iyColLati1, whole genome shotgun sequence genome and harbors:
- the Amrt gene encoding TM2 domain-containing protein 2 amaretto codes for the protein MRLRYSVSVLICFLWDLQISSGIAPTNKTTDFQQEYRPEGPLVLCKFLPKEFIECLEPFDHKGNKTAKDETGYGCVKFGGSWYEKVEKTKVSCTVLPDIECYGPRTFDRKGVPCIKYSDHYFVSTLLYSILLGFLGMDRFCLGQLHTAIGKLFTLGGIGVWWVVDVILLVTDSMHPEDGSNWNPYV
- the LOC143346729 gene encoding protein PBDC1: MAFIGDVTADQLLAGSDVLSRPAEEFNNDPSVEAMWAMKAMEHAEVYFNILCSVDPKFLKLTPHDEQIYKTFRDVFPDLKVNKINEDELKSPEGKIKWRPFCEQFKGLVEDYSFGTLLRADCDGDYSEENSILTIRIQFYAIELARNREGFNDGIRKKYKPKGITEKS
- the Eif2bbeta gene encoding eukaryotic translation initiation factor 2B subunit beta, producing MVGTNDVNESVLKLIGDIHYGDITGTDNIVAATMSVLKEIINNTEWTTAQTLISVMKENGKHLVEAIPLEFSVGNMVRRILKIIREEYTSELQNKTEETDPQESLHKILTAEGDQQIDFNICVPSLKEALIEHINEFEVELETCAENITQQASEHIHSNEIIMTFGKSKLVEEFFKRAAATRAFEVIVAEGGPSLSGHEMAVNLAKAKIKTTLISDVAIFAMMSRVNKVIIGTHTVMANGGLRAISGAHIVAQAAKHYSVPVMVLLPLYKLSSLYLCSHEQDGFNKHASPFQGVINSANAPLLERIHVYNPVFDYVPPELVTLFITNTGGNAPSYVYRLLSELYHPDDYEL